From the genome of Vicia villosa cultivar HV-30 ecotype Madison, WI linkage group LG2, Vvil1.0, whole genome shotgun sequence, one region includes:
- the LOC131649099 gene encoding uncharacterized protein LOC131649099 has protein sequence MASSIGATRSCEFRSQCRCGLEAPLMTSWTDSNPGRRFFGCGMYKVQGRKRCSHFVWYDDELSSRAKEIIYSLQKKLEHERARLDEANTKVAEMKTKLNAMNLLMKFSVSMTLVMAVGLVMLNVMK, from the exons ATGGCGAGTAGTATCGGGGCTACACGTTCATGTGAGTTTCGAAGCCAGTGCAGGTGTGGGCTTGAAGCTCCATTGATGACCTCATGGACTGATTCGAACCCAGGCAGACGTTTTTTTGGGTGTGGGATGTACAAG GTACAGGGGCGTAAAAGGTGTAGCCACTTTGTTTGGTACGACGATGAACTCTCATCAAGGGCCAAGGAAATTATCTACTCCCTGCAGAAAAAATTGGAGCATGAAAGGGCTAGATTGGATGAAGCTAATACAAAAGTAGCAGAAATGAAGACGAAGTTGAATGCAATGAACTTATTGATGAAATTCTCAGTTTCCATGACATTAGTTATGGCAGTAGGACTTGTGATGCTTAATGTAATGAAGTAG
- the LOC131646190 gene encoding DNA-directed RNA polymerase subunit 10-like protein: MIIPVRCFTCGKVIGNKWDSYLDFLQADYTEGDALDALGLVRYCCRRMLMTHVDLIEKLLNYNTMEKHDAN, encoded by the exons ATGATTATCCCCGTTCGTTGTTTCACCTGCGGAAAG GTCATTGGAAACAAGTGGGATTCATATCTTGATTTTCTCCAAGCTGATTACACTGAAGG AGATGCACTAGATGCTTTGGGTCTGGTTCGTTATTGTTGTAGGCGCATGCTTATGACTCATGTTGACCTTATTGAGAAGCTACTCAATTACAATA CTATGGAAAAGCATGATGCCAATTAA